The Eubacterium maltosivorans genome includes the window TGCGTTTCCGAACAGTGAAATAATCTGTCCGATAACAACCAAGGTAAAATCCCGGTTAAAAAGTTTTGATTTAGTATTCAAGGTAATGACCTCCAAAATAATTTTAATACCGACCGATGGTATGTAAATGAGATTAAAAAATGGCTCCTCTTGAGGAGCGGTATCAATGCCGCATATCCAATGCATTAACCGGGCACTGGGTATGCGGTGATGTTTAAATTTATTTTTCTGAATAAACAGCGTCTGCAAATACGTCGATGGCTTTTTTAACAGCCTCATTAATAAGGTTCAATCCCTGGGAAGAAAGAAGGGCGTCAAGAAATTTGATTTTTTCATAAAACTCTTCCCGCGTTTTGGTAAACAGCGCAGGCGTAATCCAGAGATTTGACAGTAAAATCAGGGTCTCTGCTAGTTCTTTAGGATATTTGGTATGGATTGACCCATCTGCTACTCCCTGTTCAATCAGGACCTGAATGGAAGGCGCAGTATCCTCCATCGATGTTTTAACCTGCATGACCAGCATCCGCGCGTTTTTTAACAAGTCGGGGACCATATGATAAACAGCGTGGTTAAAGGGGCTTTCCAGTGATATGATCATACACTGCTGCAGGCGTTCTAACCCGGTTTTATTTTTCGGATTCTGAGTCAGCACATCCAAAAGCCCTTGTTCTTTATAAAACCTGTCGGTGACGGCGTCGAGAATTTCTTCTTTGCTTTTGAAATGGTGGTAGATCGCGCCCTTGCTCAGGTCGCCGAGCGCATTGACAATGTCTTGAATTGTGGTGGCTTCATAGCCCTTTTCCATAAATAATTCCCATGAGGTATCCAGAATACGGTTAATTGTTACCTCGGGATGTTTGTTTCTTGCCATAGATACTTCCTTCTTTAAATACATTCGGTTGGTATGTAAAAATAATACCACTGTGTTTTTTTGTTGTCAAGTCAAGAGCTGTAATTTAAGCATTCTTCATAAAGGCATCAATATTTCCAGATGTAATATCTTCCAGGTGTTTCTGAACTTTTTCGGCAGGCCAATCCCACCAGCTTATTTCAAGCAGTTTATCAATGGTCTTTTCATCAAAACGTTTTTTTATCGGTTTAGCTGCAATACCGCCAACAATAGTGAAGGGCTCTATATCTTTTGAAACCAAGGCTCTGGAAGCCACAATGGCGCCGTGGCGGATCTGGACACCTGGAAAAATGACAGCCTCATAGCCAATCCATACGTCACTTCCGATAACTGTGTCTCCTTTGTTTTCCCAGCTATCCTGCATTTGAAGCTGAGTGCTCCAATCATCAGCAAGAGAGGAAAAACAAAGGTAGACAGTGAGCTCATTGCGTGGTTGGCTCCGTTCATAATAAACCTGGCACCACAGGCGATCGACCCGTATTTCCCGATAATTAAGCGGTCATGGTTAATGGGATAGTGATAAAGGATATTATTCTTTTCAAAATCACGGGGATCATTGACAAAATCATTATAAACAGTAAAATCACCTACTTCAATTGCAGGGTCTGTTATGGCGTTTTTGAGATAAATACTATTGGTATCGCCGTTTCTGGGATACATTCTATTCGCGTTTGGCATTTTAGTTCCTTCTTGAAGTCTTTTAATGATTATACCATAGCGAAGAAGATTTAACTGGGGGTGGAGTATAAAAAAGCTTTTCTTTTTTTGAAAAAGGTGGTAATATTAAAGACCTCTTTTATGGGATTGGAGGATAGGTATGATTGAAAAAATGCTTTTTACTAACAGATTAGTGCTCAGGCGGTCAGAGACAGCACTCTCGGAACTGGTGACCGATTATTTTATACGAAACGCCGATTTTTTGAAAGCCTGGGATGCAGCGCATGATTCAGCGTTTTATACAGAGGCTTATCAGCAAAAAGCTTTGAAGCAGGATGAAAGAGATTTTTTACAGGGGCATGGCTTAAGATATTGGCTGATGCCAGAAAATGAAAGGAGGATTATCGGTAACATTTCTTTTAATAATATCGTTATGGGGCCATTTTGCTCGTGTTTTCTGGGTTACCGGCTGGATGAAAAGAGGCAGGGCAGAGGGCTCATGACAGAAGCGTTGAAGAAGGGAATTGAAACGGCCTTTGGACCGCTAGGGCTTCATCGAATTGAAGCCAATATTATGCCCAAAAACAAGGCGTCTTTGCGGGTGGCCGAAAAGCTTGATTTTAAGAATGAGGGCTTATCCACTAAATATTTAAAGATTAACGGTGTATGGGAGGACCACATCCATATGGTTTTATTGAATGAGGAGATAGAATAAATATGATTTTAAAAACAAAAAGATTATCCCTTAGAGAAATGAGCGATTATGATTTTAAAGATCTCTGCGAGATGCTTCAGGATCCTGTTGTTATGACAGCTTATGAGCATGCTTTTGAGGATGAGGAAGTAAGACAGTGGCTGGAGAATCAGAAAAGACGCTACAGCGAAGACGGCTTTGGCTTATGGGCAGTGCTTCTTAAAGAAACAGGAGAAATGATCGGACAGTGCGGCCTGACCTGGCAAAATGTGGGGGAAGAGAAAGTTTTAGAGGTGGGCTATTTGTTTAAGAAGGCTTTCTGGCATAAAGGATACGCAATTGAGGCGGCCAAAGCTTGTAAGCAGTACGCCTTTGAGATTTTAGGCGTTAAGGAGGTCTACTCCATTATCCGTGATACAAACATCGCCTCACAGGCTGTTGCAAAACGTAATGGGATGACATTGAAAGGCGAAATCGTCAAGCACTACTACGAAATGGATATGCCGCATTTGCTTTATTCAGCTGTTAGAAAATAAAAAACTCCCCTTTTGGGGAGAGGTCAGCATCTAAGTTTCTTTATTAAGGGCAATCCGGTGCTTTTCATAGGTCTTTATCATGTCCAGCACATAGATTTGTTCTTCAGGGCGGAGATCAACCAGAATTTCATGAATCTGTGTTAAAATCTCATTGGCGTTCCATTCAGGAAGCGGATAGGCCATTGGACCCTCATCCCGGAGCAGCCACTCTTTGCTGATTTCCAGTGTTTTACAGATGGTATCGACATAAGAGACACGCGGGTGCTCTGTTTTGTCGCGCTCGATATCTGTAATGACCGTACGTGAGGTGCCTATTGCTTCAGCCAGTTTATCCTGAGAAAATCCTTTCGCTTTGCGCGCTTCTTTCAACCGTTCTCCGATACTCAATAGTCAACCCCCTTTTATCGTATTTGTTTTTTAATTTACCATACTTGAGACCCGCTGTCAATCAGGGAATTGGAAGATATAAACTCCTCTGTTACCATTGTTTTAAATACTTAGTTGACATTCAGAGTGAATTAATATAAAATGAATTTAATAAACGAAAAAGAATATAAAATACATATACTTAGACCTGATGAATGGAGGA containing:
- a CDS encoding GNAT family N-acetyltransferase translates to MILKTKRLSLREMSDYDFKDLCEMLQDPVVMTAYEHAFEDEEVRQWLENQKRRYSEDGFGLWAVLLKETGEMIGQCGLTWQNVGEEKVLEVGYLFKKAFWHKGYAIEAAKACKQYAFEILGVKEVYSIIRDTNIASQAVAKRNGMTLKGEIVKHYYEMDMPHLLYSAVRK
- a CDS encoding helix-turn-helix domain-containing protein → MSIGERLKEARKAKGFSQDKLAEAIGTSRTVITDIERDKTEHPRVSYVDTICKTLEISKEWLLRDEGPMAYPLPEWNANEILTQIHEILVDLRPEEQIYVLDMIKTYEKHRIALNKET
- a CDS encoding GNAT family N-acetyltransferase translates to MIEKMLFTNRLVLRRSETALSELVTDYFIRNADFLKAWDAAHDSAFYTEAYQQKALKQDERDFLQGHGLRYWLMPENERRIIGNISFNNIVMGPFCSCFLGYRLDEKRQGRGLMTEALKKGIETAFGPLGLHRIEANIMPKNKASLRVAEKLDFKNEGLSTKYLKINGVWEDHIHMVLLNEEIE
- a CDS encoding TetR/AcrR family transcriptional regulator, which produces MARNKHPEVTINRILDTSWELFMEKGYEATTIQDIVNALGDLSKGAIYHHFKSKEEILDAVTDRFYKEQGLLDVLTQNPKNKTGLERLQQCMIISLESPFNHAVYHMVPDLLKNARMLVMQVKTSMEDTAPSIQVLIEQGVADGSIHTKYPKELAETLILLSNLWITPALFTKTREEFYEKIKFLDALLSSQGLNLINEAVKKAIDVFADAVYSEK